Sequence from the Pseudomonas sp. 7SR1 genome:
TGCCGGAGTTCATGGTTCCGGCGGCCTATGTGCGGTTGATGGCGCTGCCGCTGACACTGAACGGCAAGATCAATGTCGGTGCGTTGCCGGTACCGGAGGCCCACGCCTACGGCGAGCGCGGTTACGAGCCGCCAGAGGACGAGCTGGAAGCCACGCTGGCCGGCCTGTGGGCCGAAGTACTGGGGCTGGAGCAGGTAGGGCGGCGGGACAGTTTCTTCGAGCTGGGCGGGCATTCGTTGCTGGCGATCCGACTGGTGGGGCTGCTGGTCCAGGCCGGATTGACGGTGTCCCTGGCGGAGCTGTTCCAGCACGACAATGTGGCAGCGTTGGCGACGTTGCTCCGGTCCCGCACCGCCGATGTCCAGGTGCAGGAGTCGGTCGTGCCGGTGCGCACCAGTGGCCAGCAGAATCCGTTGTTCCTGGTGCACGAGTTCAGCGGCCTGGATCTGTATTTCCCGGCACTGGGCAAGTACATCGACGAGGACATTCCGGTCTATGGTCTGCCGGCCGTAGAGTGGGGCGAGCCGCAGCTGCAGACGATGGAGTGCATGGCTTCGCGGTTGGTGGGCATCATCCGTTCGCTGCAACCCAAGGGACCTTATCGCCTGGCCGGTTGGTCGTTCGGCGGGGTCCTGGCCTACGAGACCGCCATCCAGCTCATCGGCCTGGACGAGGAGGTCGAGTTCGTCGGCCTGATCGACAGCTACCTGCCGCGCCTGGTGGACCAGGGACGCGAACGCTGGGCCCTGGACGAAGCCCACAAGCTTCACCTGCTGGACCGCTGCGACGTGTTCTGGAGAGCCTGCGAGCCCGAAGCGCAAGGGCTCGCGTCGATCCTGGACAAACTGGCCGACCTGCAAGGGTGCCTGGACCGGTTCGAGTTCGAAGCCCTGGTGCAGCATTGCCGCGAGCTGGGCGTACTGCCCCCGGAGCTGGCCGTCTATGACGCGGCCCAACTCTGGCAGTACCTCGATCGCGAGGTGGCCCACGGTCATGCGCTGGCCCATTACATGGTGTATCCGATTTCGGTACCGGTGCACCTGCTGGTGGCCGAGGAGCGCAAGGACGATGCTCCCGAGCATTCCGGCTACCTGGGTTGGGACGCGGTGCTGCCCAAGACGCAACTGCACTGCATCAGGGTTGCCGGCAATCACCAGACCATGATGCAAGCGCCACATGTGCAGGTACTGGGCCAGGCCATCAGCGATGCGCTGCAGGGTGTCGCTTCACGTCCGATGCCTTCGCCCAAGCGCACGTTCCAGCCGCTGTTGACGATCCAGGGCGGGCGCGCCGATCGGGCGCCGATCTTCTGCGTGCCTGGCGCCGGGGACAGCGTCACCGGCTTCATCGGCCTGACCGACGCCTTTGGTCCGGACTGGCCGATCCATGGCTTGCAACCTCGTGGACTGGACGGCACCACGGAGCCTTTCGGCCTGGTGGAAACCGCGGCGCAGGCCTACCTCGAAGCGATCGACAACGTGCAACCCGAAGGGCCGGTGCATCTGCTCGGGCATTCCTTCGGTGGCTGGGTCGTGTTCGAGATGGCGGCCCGCTTGCATGCCCGTGGCCGCAAGGTGGCTTCGCTGACCCTGATCGACAGCGAATCACCGGGGGGCAATGGCGTGGTGGGCCGGCCTTACACCGGGACGGGCGTGTTGAACCGACTGATCGAGGCGATGCAACTGGCCTCGGGCAAATCCCTCGGTATCGATGCCACGGTGTTCGGTGCCCAGGACGATGCGGCACAGATGCGCCTGCTGCATGCCGGCATGGTCCGCGCCGGCATGTTGCCGCAGCGCTCGGCGGTGGACGCGATGCGCGGTCCGGCGCGAGCCTTCGGGACGGCCCTGCGCACGGTCTATCAACCGCAACACCAATACACCGGCCCGGTGCGGCTGGTACTGGCGAACGATCCGACCCTGGATACAGCCGGCAACCAGCGCGAACAACAGCAGATGATCGAAGGATGGCGCAAGCATGTCCCCGACCTGAGCATCTGGTACGGGCCGGGCAACCATTTCACGATTCTCAAGGCGCCTCATGTCCACAACCTGGCTGCCTGGTGGCACGACAGCCTGCCCGAGCCCGACGAGGAGGTCACCCGTGATCTTGTCTAGCCGTGCGCCCCTGGGGCGCTTACCTCAAGCCCGGTGCCGTACTGGCCGGGCCCGAACCCAACGCACATAGAGTTATTTATGGAAAAGTCGAAGTTTCGCAAAATCGCTATCGTGCTTGTCCTGGTCGTGGTGACCGGCCTGGTTTTCTACAGCGCGCAGTCGCCGGGCAAGCCGCCGGAGTACCTGACCGCCACGGTCGAGCGCACGGACATCGAGAACGCGGTCCTGGCCACCGGAACGCTGCAGGGCGTCAAGCAGGTGGACGTCGGCGCCCAGGTGTCGGGCCAGTTGAAGTCGCTCAAGGTCAAGTTGGGCGACAAGGTCAAGAAAGGCCAGTGGCTGGCGGAAATCGACCCGTTGATCGCCCAGAACGCGCTGCGCCAGGCCCAGGTCAACGAAGAAAACCTGATGGCGCGGCGGCAGGCCACCGCGGCCCAGCTCAAGGATGCCAAGGCCACCTACGAGCGTTATAAGGTGCTGCAGCCGGACGATGCGATTTCCAAGCAGGAATACGAGACCGCCGAGTCCAACTACCGGGTGGAGGCGGCCAATCTGCTGTCCCTCGATGCCCAGATAAAAGACGCCAGGATCCAGGTGGAGACGGCGCGGGTCAACCTGGCCTACACCCACATCGTGGCCCCCATCGACGGTTACGTCGTGGGCATCGTGACCCAGGAAGGCCAGACCGTGATCGCCGAGCAACTGGCACCCGTGCTGCTCAAGCTGGCCGACCTGGACACCATGACCGTCAAGGCCCAGGTCTCCGAAGCCGACGTCATCCATATCAAGCCGGGCCAGGAGGTGTATTTCACCATCCTGGGGGAAGCGGAAAAACGTTACTACGCCACCCTGCGAGGCACCGAGCCGGCCCCGCAGAACTTCCTCGAGACCCAGACCGCCGGCACGCCCAAGCAGAACACCGCAGTGTTCTACAACAGCCTGTTCGACGTGCCGAACCCCGACCATCGCCTGCGCATCTCCATGACGGCCCAGGTCCGTATCGTGCTGGACAAGGCCAAGGCCGTGCTGACGGTACCGGTCGCCGCCCTGGGTGCGAAGAACCAGGACGGCAGCTACGTGGTCCGGGTGCTGGATGCCGAGGGCAAGGCCCAGCCGCGTAACGTCCAGACGGGCATCAACAATAACGTCCGGGCGGAAATCAAGGACGGGCTGGCCGAAGGCGACAAGGTGGTCATCGGTGAGCCTGCCCCGGCCGTGGCGGGGGCCTGACCATGACGCAACCACTGTTGGAACTCAAAGGGATCACCCGCAGCTTCCAGGCCGGGGAAAAGGCTTTCATCGCGCTCAAGGATATCAACCTGACGATCAACGCCGGGGAAATCGTGGCGATCACGGGGGCGTCCGGCTCCGGCAAGTCCACCCTGATGAATGTGCTCGGCTGCCTCGATCATCCGAGTTCCGGCAGCTACAAGGTGGATGGGCGCGAAACCGGTTCGATGAACGACCATGAACTGGCGGTGCTGCGACGCGACCACTTCGGCTTCATTTTCCAGCGCTATCACTTGCTGCCGCACCTGAGCGCGTTGCACAACGTCGAAATGCCGGCCATCTATGCCGGCGCCGCGGAATCGCAACGGCATAGCCGGGCAGGGGAACTGCTGGGGCGCCTGGGCTTGCAAGGGCACCTGGCCAACCGGCCCAGCCAGCTATCGGGTGGTCAGCAGCAGCGGGTGAGTATCGCCCGGGCCCTGATGAATGGCGGCGAGATCATCCTGGCCGACGAGCCCACCGGGGCACTGGATACCGCCAGTGGCAAGGAGGTGATGAAGATCCTGCTGGAGCTCAACGCGGCGGGGCACACGGTCATCATCGTCACCCACGACGACAAGGTGGCCGCCCATGCCCAGCGCATCATCGAGATACGCGATGGCGAAATCGTCAGCGACCGGCCCAATCCGCAACGCACGCTGGAAGACCAGCCACCCCAGGAAGCGCGCCCGGCCAGGGTCAAGCCGTCGAATCGCCTGCTGGCCAGCTTCGGCTTGTTCAGCGAGGCGTTCAACATGGCCTGGGTGGCGTTGATCTCCCATCGGATGCGCACGCTGTTGACCATGCTGGGGATCATCATCGGCATCACGTCGGTGGTCTCGATCGTCGCCATCGGCGAAGGGGTCAAGCAGTACGTGCTCAAGGACATCGAGGCCATTGGCAGCAATACCATCGAAATCATGCCGGGTTCGGACTGGGGAGACAGCCGCTCGACCGCCATCGAGACCCTGGTGCTGTCCGACGTCACGGCTTTGAGCGATCAGTATTACATCGACAGCGCCACCCCCAACCTGGGGCGCAACCTGTTGCTGCGATATCAGAACATCGACGTCAATGCCACCGTCAACGGCGTGAGTTCCAGTTACTTCCAGGTGCGCGGCATCAAGATCGGCTCGGGGGTGAAGTTCAGTGAAGACGATGCCCGCCGGCAGTCGCAGGTAGTGGTGATCGACCATAACACCCGCCAGAGGTTGTTCGGCCCCCACGTCGATCCCCTGGGCAAGGTGATCCTGATCGACAATCTGCCATGCACCGTCATCGGCGTGACCGAAGATCGCAAGAGCGTGTTCAACACCAACAAGAACCTGAACGTCTGGATGCCCTATGAAACGGCGGCCGGACGATTGCTGGGACAGCGTTTCCTGGACAGCATCACGGTAAGGATCAAGGACGGACAACCGAGCAAGCTGGTGGAGGACAATGTCGTCAAGCTCCTGGAACAACGCCATGGCATCAAGGACTTCTTCACCTACAACCTCGACAGTGTGCTGCAGACCGTGCAGAAGACCAGCCAGTCGCTGGCGCTGCTGCTCTCGCTGATCGCAGTCATTTCCCTGGTGGTGGGTGGTATCGGGGTGATGAACATCATGCTGGTTTCGGTGACCGAGCGTACCCGCGAGATCGGTATCCGCATGGCGGTGGGGGCACGGCAGTCCGATATCCGCCAGCAGTTCCTGGTGGAGGCGGTGATGGTGTGCCTCCTGGGAGGCACGATCGGTATCGCCCTGTCGTTCGGCATCGGCTACGTCTTCTCGATCTTCGTCAAGGAGTGGCAGATGGTGTTCTCCATGGGATCGATCATCACCGCAGTGGTGTGCTCGACCTTCATCGGCATCGTGTTCGGCTTCGTACCCGCCCGCAATGCCGCACGCCTGGATCCCATCAACGCCCTGGCGCGGGACTGAGACTCTGTGGCGCGTGCGGTGTGTGCGGTCTTGCGAGCAACGATCCTCCTGAGGACGTCAGGGGGATGACAGCCTTGGGCGTTTCCCGGGGCCACTATGCGGGCTTGTCGACGAAGGCTTCGGATCAGTCCAGGTGAAACACCGCTGACGCCAGAGGACCTCCGGAACCGAGCCGCCAGGCCCGGTTCCGGTGGGGGTCATACCGCTTCGCGTGCCAGGTGCGGACGGGTTTCGTGGGTCTTTGCGAGGGCCTGTTCGAAGCGATCCAGCACCATGCCGACCTCGGCTTCGGTGATGGTCAGGGGGGGCAGGAACCTGAGCACCGCGCCATGGCGTCCTCCGGTTTCCATCATCAGCCCATTGTCGAAACAGTTGAGCTTGATGGCGTGGGCGAGGGCACCGTCAGCCTGTCCGGCACGCTGGTTGGCCGCTGGCCGGGTGATCTCCACGCCGATCATCAGACCACGACCGCGGATGTCGCCCATGCAGGCGAACCGCCGGGCGATGTCCCGCAGGCCGCTCTGCAACAACTCACCCATCCGCGCGGCATTGGCCACCAGATTGTCCCGCCGGATCTGCTGCATGGTGGCGACACCGGCGACCATGGCCACCTGATTGCCACGGAACGTACCGGCGTGCATGCCGGGGCCCCAGGTATCCAGATGCTCGGCATACACGACGACCGCCAGGGGGTAGCCCCCTCCGATGGCCTTCGACAGCACCAGGATGTCGGGCACGATGCCCGCATGCTCGATGGCGAAGGTGGTGCCGGTCCGGCCCAGGCCGGTCTGGACTTCATCGACGATCAGCAGGATGTCCTGCTCCAGGGTGATTTCCCGCAATGCCCGCAGCCATTGGGCGGAGGCGGGGATGCAGCCGCCTTCCCCCTGCACGACTTCGACGATGACCGCCGCCGGCTTGGCGACGCCGCCTTCGGGATCCGACAGGACGGTGCGGATATAGTCGATGGACAACTGATCGGTGTGCTCGCCGGCGGTGCCGAACGGGCAGCGGAACCGATAGGGGAACGGCAGGAAATGGGTGCCCTGTGCGATGAGACCGTCGCCACTCTTGGGCGACAGCTTGCCCATTGCCGATAACGCCCCGGCGGTCATCCCGTGATAGCCGCCGTGGAACGCCATCAATGGCGAGCGACGGGTGTAATGGCGGGCCAGCTTGATGGCGGCCTCGACGGCATCCGAGCCGCTGGGGCCGCAGAACAGGATCTTGCTGGCCTCGCGCATTTTTGCCGGCAGCATCGAAAACAGTTCCTGCACGAAGGCGTGCTTGGCCGGGGTCGCCAGGTCGAGGGCCTGCTGCAGATGATCGCTGCCGAGAAACGCCATCACGGCATCCCGGACTTCGGGCGGGTTATGCCCCAGGGCCAGGGTGCCGGCGTTCGACAGGCAGTCCAGGTACTCCTGGCCGCTGGCGTCCCTGATGCGCATCCCCTTGCCGCTGACAAAGAGCCGTTGGAAAGTCTGCGCATAGGTCCTTGCGTTCGACTCGACGTTTTCCAGATAACTGAGTGCTTCCATATTCGATCATCCATTGGCCATGGAACGGGAACCGGGCAGGGGGAATACGAGCCAGCCAAGGGGCCTGATCCGTGGGATCCGTGCTTGCCTGACCCACTGTCGGGCCAGCCCGATATGGCTGGCCCGACGGCAGATGCCGCCCTTGTCTGGCAGGTCCCGGGCATTTCAACAGGCCTGTGCGCTTACCGCGAATTTTCTTGCCGGCACCTGTCCCCGTTTCCCACGCCAGACACAGAATCCAGGCCGGGGTTAAATGCCTCGCACATGAATTTCAACCACCCACCCTCAACAATCTGCCGTCTCCCGAGCCGCGCCGGTGCCGGATGCCTGGCTGCTCGCTCCCATTGTCAGGTCCCGTAGAGAGCCCTATGCATGCCTTCAAGCCTCCAGGAAAAAGACTGCTGGTGATCTTGTGCGCGATGGCCCTGAACGGCTGCGTACTGGGGCCTGATTACCGAGTGCCGGACGTTCCGGTCGCCGACCGATGGCAGGCACCGCTTCCCCATGGCGCCTCCGTGGCGGCCCTGGCTGACTGGTGGCAGCAATTCGACGATCCGGCCCTGGCCGAGCTGTTGCGCCTGGCCGAAGCCGACAGTCCGTCCATGGACCAGGCGTGGGCCAACATCGCCCTGGCCCGGGCCACGGCGGACAGCGATGCGGCCGATGCCTTGCCCAGGGTCGATGGCCGTCTTTCCGGCGGTCGTGGCGCACAGCGGACCGGTCCCACACGCCTGGGCGGCTCGGGCTCCTCCGCCGAGCTGGACGCCGCCTGGGAGCTCGATCTGTTCGGCAAACTGCGGCGCAACAACGAAGCGGCGCAGTCGCGTGTCGAGGCGCGGGTGGATGACTGGCACGACGCACGGGTGTCCCTCGCGGCCCAGGTAGGCGATTACTACGTGCAGTACCGCGGCTGCCAGAAGCTGGTGCTGGCCTACCGGGACCAGGCCCAGTCGCAACAGGACACGGCGCGCATCACTCGCCAGTCGTTCGAGGCCGGCTTCACTTCCTCCGCCGACGCGGCGCTGGCCGACGCCAGCGCCGCCAGCAGCGCGGCCACTCTGGTCCGGCAGCAGAGCGAGTGCCAGGTGTTGCTCAAGAGCCTGG
This genomic interval carries:
- the macA gene encoding macrolide transporter subunit MacA; translation: MEKSKFRKIAIVLVLVVVTGLVFYSAQSPGKPPEYLTATVERTDIENAVLATGTLQGVKQVDVGAQVSGQLKSLKVKLGDKVKKGQWLAEIDPLIAQNALRQAQVNEENLMARRQATAAQLKDAKATYERYKVLQPDDAISKQEYETAESNYRVEAANLLSLDAQIKDARIQVETARVNLAYTHIVAPIDGYVVGIVTQEGQTVIAEQLAPVLLKLADLDTMTVKAQVSEADVIHIKPGQEVYFTILGEAEKRYYATLRGTEPAPQNFLETQTAGTPKQNTAVFYNSLFDVPNPDHRLRISMTAQVRIVLDKAKAVLTVPVAALGAKNQDGSYVVRVLDAEGKAQPRNVQTGINNNVRAEIKDGLAEGDKVVIGEPAPAVAGA
- a CDS encoding MacB family efflux pump subunit, whose protein sequence is MTQPLLELKGITRSFQAGEKAFIALKDINLTINAGEIVAITGASGSGKSTLMNVLGCLDHPSSGSYKVDGRETGSMNDHELAVLRRDHFGFIFQRYHLLPHLSALHNVEMPAIYAGAAESQRHSRAGELLGRLGLQGHLANRPSQLSGGQQQRVSIARALMNGGEIILADEPTGALDTASGKEVMKILLELNAAGHTVIIVTHDDKVAAHAQRIIEIRDGEIVSDRPNPQRTLEDQPPQEARPARVKPSNRLLASFGLFSEAFNMAWVALISHRMRTLLTMLGIIIGITSVVSIVAIGEGVKQYVLKDIEAIGSNTIEIMPGSDWGDSRSTAIETLVLSDVTALSDQYYIDSATPNLGRNLLLRYQNIDVNATVNGVSSSYFQVRGIKIGSGVKFSEDDARRQSQVVVIDHNTRQRLFGPHVDPLGKVILIDNLPCTVIGVTEDRKSVFNTNKNLNVWMPYETAAGRLLGQRFLDSITVRIKDGQPSKLVEDNVVKLLEQRHGIKDFFTYNLDSVLQTVQKTSQSLALLLSLIAVISLVVGGIGVMNIMLVSVTERTREIGIRMAVGARQSDIRQQFLVEAVMVCLLGGTIGIALSFGIGYVFSIFVKEWQMVFSMGSIITAVVCSTFIGIVFGFVPARNAARLDPINALARD
- a CDS encoding diaminobutyrate--2-oxoglutarate transaminase family protein; this translates as MEALSYLENVESNARTYAQTFQRLFVSGKGMRIRDASGQEYLDCLSNAGTLALGHNPPEVRDAVMAFLGSDHLQQALDLATPAKHAFVQELFSMLPAKMREASKILFCGPSGSDAVEAAIKLARHYTRRSPLMAFHGGYHGMTAGALSAMGKLSPKSGDGLIAQGTHFLPFPYRFRCPFGTAGEHTDQLSIDYIRTVLSDPEGGVAKPAAVIVEVVQGEGGCIPASAQWLRALREITLEQDILLIVDEVQTGLGRTGTTFAIEHAGIVPDILVLSKAIGGGYPLAVVVYAEHLDTWGPGMHAGTFRGNQVAMVAGVATMQQIRRDNLVANAARMGELLQSGLRDIARRFACMGDIRGRGLMIGVEITRPAANQRAGQADGALAHAIKLNCFDNGLMMETGGRHGAVLRFLPPLTITEAEVGMVLDRFEQALAKTHETRPHLAREAV
- a CDS encoding efflux transporter outer membrane subunit, with product MHAFKPPGKRLLVILCAMALNGCVLGPDYRVPDVPVADRWQAPLPHGASVAALADWWQQFDDPALAELLRLAEADSPSMDQAWANIALARATADSDAADALPRVDGRLSGGRGAQRTGPTRLGGSGSSAELDAAWELDLFGKLRRNNEAAQSRVEARVDDWHDARVSLAAQVGDYYVQYRGCQKLVLAYRDQAQSQQDTARITRQSFEAGFTSSADAALADASAASSAATLVRQQSECQVLLKSLVALTGGDEERLDDVLGKTPAQLPQPAELNVRQIPADLLRQRPDLASSERELAAANAEIGVAQADRLPSLSLSGTFSVGDTVGQHNRSWSLGPVLSVPLFDGGKRRAAVEGARASYDAALAVYRQTLRTSVMEVEQALVRLDAARRRESDVERSTAGFRESFQAIDRNWQAGSVSLLDRETARRQALTAEIELITLQQDQVRYWIALYKALGGGWQLGQPLARHPATNGGGA